A single region of the Acidobacteriota bacterium genome encodes:
- a CDS encoding ABC transporter permease — protein MAAEATDQAPVARSYWHITWRRFRSHRLGMVGLCVVAVLFLVSFLSPMLANEQPILCRFDGSFYYPAVIDLIHQVPGSKLIIQKKRPYRLATFDFKREFDPERGDWALWTPMRYGPREIAAEPLAGPSSRHWLGTDQSGRDVLSRMVHGTVVSMKVGFLSMGIAVILGLILGCIAGYAGGVADLVISRFIEIVMCFPPFFLILAVLAWFPPSIENVMIVIGLTRWVGIARFARGEILRIRETDYALAARSLGVRPAQLVLRHLLPNALAPVLVSVTFGIAVSILIEAGLSWLGFGVQPPDPSWGTILRSGYENLFTAGHMIPPACVAIFVAVLSFNLVGDTLRDVIDPRLQAERA, from the coding sequence ATGGCGGCCGAAGCGACGGACCAGGCGCCCGTGGCGCGCTCCTACTGGCACATCACGTGGCGGCGCTTCCGCAGCCACCGGCTCGGCATGGTCGGCCTGTGCGTGGTCGCGGTCCTGTTCCTGGTCTCGTTCCTGTCGCCGATGCTCGCCAACGAACAGCCGATCCTCTGCCGCTTCGACGGCAGCTTCTACTACCCGGCGGTGATCGACCTGATCCACCAGGTGCCGGGCAGCAAGCTGATCATCCAGAAGAAGCGGCCCTACCGTCTGGCGACCTTCGACTTCAAGCGCGAGTTCGACCCCGAGCGGGGTGACTGGGCACTGTGGACGCCGATGCGCTACGGCCCGCGGGAGATCGCCGCCGAGCCGCTGGCCGGGCCTTCCAGCCGTCACTGGCTGGGCACGGACCAGTCCGGGCGCGACGTGCTGTCGCGCATGGTCCACGGCACCGTGGTGTCGATGAAGGTCGGCTTCCTGTCGATGGGCATCGCGGTCATTCTGGGCCTGATCCTGGGTTGCATCGCCGGCTACGCCGGCGGCGTCGCCGACCTCGTGATCTCGCGCTTCATCGAGATCGTCATGTGCTTCCCACCCTTCTTCCTGATCCTCGCGGTACTGGCCTGGTTCCCGCCCAGCATCGAGAACGTGATGATCGTCATCGGGTTGACCCGCTGGGTCGGCATCGCCCGCTTCGCCCGCGGCGAGATCCTGCGCATCAGGGAGACCGACTACGCACTCGCGGCGCGCTCCCTTGGCGTCCGGCCGGCCCAGCTCGTGCTCCGCCACCTGCTGCCCAACGCCCTGGCACCGGTTCTCGTCAGCGTCACGTTCGGCATCGCCGTCTCGATCCTGATCGAGGCCGGCCTCTCCTGGCTCGGTTTCGGTGTCCAGCCGCCTGACCCGTCCTGGGGCACGATCCTGCGCTCCGGCTACGAGAACCTGTTCACCGCCGGCCACATGATTCCGCCCGCCTGCGTCGCCATCTTCGTGGCGGTTCTGAGTTTCAACCTCGTAGGCGATACGCTCAGGGACGTGATCGACCCGCGGCTTCAGGCGGAGCGGGCATAG
- a CDS encoding ABC transporter permease — protein MLSYILRRLVTGLVTLFGISVISFFIIQLVPGDPAQIQTSQIADAAVSERVYQQLRELYGLDKPIPVQYANWVGKLVVGDLGSSFHDGRRVSAKIGEALWPTLSVALLSFMLTLIISTPIGIYSALRQGGGFDRSVSTGLYMLYSVPNYVAGMLLILYLGVKWDLLPFRGMRSDGYDEMTTLGQMWDLAQHYVLITFCFTFGNLAYYSRFIRQNLLEVVRQDYVRTARAKGLGERSVVLKHAFTNSLIPLISLIGLTFPFVLSGSVILEYMFNWPGLGRLYFESVLQRDYPTIMALNFITALLVLGITFIADLTYGLVDPRISYEK, from the coding sequence TTGCTCAGCTACATCCTCCGCCGGCTCGTCACCGGACTGGTCACCCTGTTCGGCATCTCGGTCATCTCGTTCTTCATCATCCAGCTCGTACCGGGCGACCCGGCCCAGATCCAGACCTCCCAGATCGCCGACGCCGCGGTGTCGGAGCGCGTCTACCAGCAGTTGCGCGAGCTCTACGGGCTCGACAAGCCGATCCCCGTGCAGTACGCCAACTGGGTCGGCAAGCTGGTCGTGGGCGACCTCGGCTCGTCCTTCCACGACGGCAGGAGGGTGTCCGCCAAGATCGGCGAGGCGCTCTGGCCGACGCTGTCGGTGGCCCTGCTCTCCTTCATGCTGACCCTGATCATCTCGACGCCGATCGGGATCTACAGTGCGCTCCGGCAGGGCGGCGGCTTCGATCGCTCGGTCAGCACCGGGCTCTACATGCTCTATTCGGTGCCGAACTACGTCGCCGGGATGCTGCTCATCCTCTACCTCGGCGTGAAGTGGGACCTGCTGCCGTTCCGCGGCATGCGGTCCGACGGCTACGACGAGATGACGACACTCGGACAAATGTGGGATCTGGCGCAGCACTACGTCCTGATCACCTTCTGCTTCACCTTCGGCAACCTGGCCTACTACTCCCGCTTCATCCGCCAGAACCTGCTTGAGGTGGTGCGGCAGGACTACGTCCGCACCGCCCGCGCCAAGGGCCTCGGAGAGCGCAGCGTGGTGCTCAAGCACGCCTTCACGAACAGTCTGATTCCCCTCATCTCGCTGATCGGCCTCACCTTCCCCTTCGTGCTCAGCGGCAGCGTGATCCTCGAGTACATGTTCAACTGGCCGGGTCTGGGCCGCCTGTACTTCGAGTCCGTCCTGCAGCGCGACTATCCGACGATCATGGCGCTCAACTTCATCACCGCCCTGCTCGTCCTCGGCATCACCTTCATCGCCGACCTGACCTACGGCCTGGTCGACCCCCGGATCAGCTACGAGAAGTGA
- a CDS encoding MATE family efflux transporter, protein MRTELGAVVRLAAPVIVVQVGMVLMGAVDTMMLGRVSETDLAAGSIGNALSIAVIWSFIGILLAIDPMAAQAFGAGDHRQISRVLCRGLGMAVLLSVPATLIVLGLDRVLPVTGQPQAIVEPAAAYLRGIGPGVIAFLLFMCLRQTLQAMSIVRPALIAIGVANVFNAIANWALIFGHLGFPALGVRGSAYATSGSRWVMLIVVAAFGWRHLRRYVGGWRWSWLRPAALRPFLFVGVPIAVQVSLEVTVFSFAAVLIGRLGEAQLSGHQVAISLASISFMVPLGFAGAATTRVGNAIGRKDPVGARRSALVCLSLGAGVMFAFGIVFFSLPQLLARVFSDVPAVIAAAAALIPIAGLFQVADGLQVAAAGVLRGAADTRFPAVVALVGYWVIGMPAGAWLTFKGGLGPSGVWWGLTFGLVFVAIFLAFRVRWRLWLSGAVGLLPAETAEHD, encoded by the coding sequence GTGCGAACGGAGTTGGGCGCCGTGGTGCGCCTGGCGGCGCCGGTGATCGTGGTCCAGGTCGGGATGGTGCTGATGGGGGCCGTCGACACGATGATGCTGGGCCGCGTGTCGGAGACGGACCTTGCGGCCGGGTCGATCGGCAACGCGCTCAGCATCGCCGTGATCTGGTCCTTCATCGGCATCCTGCTGGCGATCGATCCGATGGCGGCGCAGGCCTTCGGCGCCGGGGACCACCGGCAGATCAGCAGGGTGCTTTGCCGGGGTTTGGGAATGGCGGTCCTGCTCTCGGTGCCGGCGACTCTGATCGTGCTCGGACTGGATCGCGTACTTCCGGTCACGGGTCAACCGCAGGCCATCGTCGAGCCGGCCGCCGCGTACCTCCGGGGCATCGGTCCCGGAGTCATCGCGTTCCTCCTCTTCATGTGTCTGCGGCAGACGCTTCAGGCGATGAGCATCGTGCGGCCGGCCCTGATCGCGATCGGCGTCGCCAATGTGTTCAACGCGATCGCGAACTGGGCGCTGATCTTCGGCCATCTCGGATTCCCGGCGCTCGGTGTGCGCGGCTCCGCCTACGCGACATCCGGATCCCGCTGGGTGATGCTGATCGTCGTCGCCGCGTTCGGATGGCGTCACCTGCGCCGCTACGTCGGCGGCTGGCGGTGGTCGTGGTTACGCCCGGCGGCGCTCCGTCCCTTCCTGTTCGTGGGTGTGCCGATCGCGGTTCAGGTGTCGCTGGAGGTCACCGTGTTCAGTTTCGCGGCCGTGCTCATCGGTCGTTTGGGGGAGGCACAACTCAGCGGCCACCAGGTGGCGATCAGCCTCGCCTCGATCTCCTTCATGGTGCCTCTTGGTTTCGCCGGCGCGGCGACGACTCGTGTCGGCAATGCCATCGGGCGCAAGGATCCGGTGGGGGCCCGCCGCTCGGCCCTGGTCTGCCTCAGCCTCGGCGCGGGCGTGATGTTCGCCTTCGGCATCGTCTTCTTCTCGCTGCCGCAGCTTCTGGCGCGCGTCTTCAGCGACGTGCCGGCCGTGATCGCAGCCGCCGCCGCGCTGATTCCGATCGCCGGTCTGTTTCAGGTCGCCGACGGCTTGCAGGTGGCCGCCGCCGGTGTGCTGCGGGGAGCTGCCGACACGCGGTTCCCCGCCGTCGTCGCGCTCGTGGGGTACTGGGTCATCGGCATGCCGGCCGGCGCCTGGTTGACCTTCAAGGGAGGGCTCGGCCCAAGCGGCGTGTGGTGGGGCCTGACCTTCGGGCTGGTCTTCGTGGCGATCTTCCTGGCGTTTCGCGTTCGCTGGCGGCTCTGGTTGAGCGGCGCGGTGGGCCTGCTTCCGGCCGAAACCGCCGAGCACGACTGA
- a CDS encoding argininosuccinate synthase, with protein MPSKKAVLAYSGGLDTSVILRTLQERGFDVVAVIVDVGQREDFDRQARRAETIGASKVYVEDVRREFVSDFIYPAIAGNAVYENRYLLGTALARPLIARRQAEIAIREGADVLSHGATGKGNDQVRFEFAYAALAPHIGVYAPWKDAEFLKRFQGRTDLLNYAEEQGIPIEASSEKPYSMDENLMHKSYEAGLLEDPMQTPTEDMFSLTVSPLDAPDEPTDIEIEFRDARPVRVADRTNGVEQSDPLGLFEYLNELGGRNGIGRIDIVENRFVGIKSRGVYETPGGTILHHALRDLEGVAMDREVQRLRDGLSPKFAELIYNGFWFSPEMEFIRAAFLQAERIIDGTVHLRLYKGGVTVLGRESPSSLYDQNLSSMDVEGGYDQTDARGFIRINALRLKAHQVIVGGRS; from the coding sequence ATGCCGAGCAAGAAAGCCGTACTCGCCTACAGCGGCGGTCTCGACACCTCCGTCATCCTGCGCACACTGCAGGAACGGGGGTTCGACGTCGTCGCCGTGATCGTCGATGTCGGGCAACGCGAGGACTTCGATCGCCAGGCTCGCCGTGCCGAAACGATCGGCGCTTCCAAGGTGTACGTCGAGGATGTCCGACGCGAGTTCGTGTCGGACTTCATCTACCCGGCAATCGCCGGCAACGCGGTCTACGAGAACCGCTACCTGCTCGGCACGGCATTGGCGCGGCCGCTGATCGCGCGCCGCCAGGCCGAGATCGCGATCCGCGAGGGCGCCGATGTCCTTTCCCACGGCGCCACCGGCAAGGGCAACGACCAGGTCCGGTTCGAGTTCGCCTATGCCGCCCTCGCGCCGCACATCGGGGTCTACGCGCCGTGGAAGGACGCGGAGTTCCTGAAGCGCTTCCAGGGCCGCACCGATCTCCTGAACTACGCCGAGGAACAGGGCATCCCGATCGAGGCGTCGTCCGAGAAGCCGTACAGCATGGACGAGAACCTGATGCACAAGAGCTACGAGGCCGGCCTGCTCGAGGACCCGATGCAGACGCCGACCGAGGACATGTTCTCGCTGACCGTTTCGCCGCTCGACGCCCCGGACGAGCCGACCGACATCGAGATCGAGTTCAGGGACGCGCGTCCGGTGAGGGTCGCCGACCGCACGAACGGCGTCGAGCAGTCGGATCCGCTGGGCCTGTTCGAGTACCTGAACGAACTCGGCGGCCGCAACGGCATCGGCCGCATCGACATCGTCGAGAACCGCTTCGTCGGCATCAAGTCGCGAGGGGTCTACGAGACGCCGGGCGGCACGATCCTCCACCACGCGCTGCGCGATCTCGAGGGCGTGGCGATGGACCGTGAAGTGCAGCGCCTGCGCGACGGCCTGTCGCCCAAGTTCGCCGAACTCATTTACAACGGCTTCTGGTTCTCGCCCGAGATGGAGTTCATCCGTGCCGCCTTCCTCCAGGCCGAGCGGATCATCGACGGCACGGTCCACCTCCGCCTCTACAAGGGCGGAGTGACCGTTCTCGGCCGCGAGTCACCCAGTTCGCTCTACGACCAGAACCTGTCGTCGATG